A region from the Lysobacter antibioticus genome encodes:
- a CDS encoding DNA internalization-related competence protein ComEC/Rec2, which produces MHDAARTPPFGKLVACALLTGIGAGLALPQACPWGVSLPALIAVALTWWRLPRWRWLAAAVLGFALASLHATYALSLQLPADWEKREVAVSGRIVDLPQHEPRRSRFLLRVDDDAQQPAPLRGRLLRLAWYDDELEPRRVLRAGQRWRFQARVRAPRGLRNPGGPDAEKYALMQRLAATGYLREPERARLLARASGLDAWRESISDRIAATVHSPSSRFVSALALGDTRGLDERDWSVLRADGLTHLIAISGFHVGLVAGFFALFVRGLWRLWPGLGRRVPAVVAASVAAMLGGLLYAASVGFALPTVRTWLMIALVAALRMSRRPFHAFDALAMAAILMALVDPLALLGAGFWLSFLGVAWLLWCLPDSMAATGWRDRLRGFLGAQGVASLGLLPVCVLLFGQASLAGPFANLVAVPWWSLVVVPLALLGTGLEAIHAGAGEFAWRAAAACFDASWPWFESLADSGLALWWLPEPAWFALPLAMLGAFWLLLPRGVPGKALALLLWLPLLWPDRHLPEPGEAELAVVDVGQGLSVLVRTANHSLLFDAGPSVRDGFDAGERAVVPALHALGVRRLDRVVASHGDNDHAGGVASVLRAFPSPVVFAPPEVDGEALEGIRTRPCEAGRSWEWDGVRLRFLHPPRHFPYLGNESSCVLRVESRHGAALLTGDIGEVVERDLVRRAGLSAQERLRAEVVLVAHHGSGGSSDPDFIAATGARHALVSSGHGNRFGHPRADVLERWRRAGAGTRDTAADGALRVGLRAGGIAMETRRQTHPRLWDATRRAGAGLSYRPD; this is translated from the coding sequence ATGCACGACGCGGCAAGGACGCCGCCCTTCGGAAAACTCGTCGCCTGCGCATTGCTGACCGGCATCGGTGCCGGATTGGCTTTGCCACAGGCCTGTCCGTGGGGAGTCTCGTTACCCGCTTTGATCGCCGTCGCCCTGACGTGGTGGCGTTTGCCGCGATGGCGATGGCTCGCCGCGGCGGTGTTGGGCTTCGCGCTCGCCAGCCTGCATGCAACGTACGCGCTGAGCCTGCAGTTGCCGGCGGACTGGGAAAAGCGCGAGGTCGCGGTCAGCGGGCGCATCGTCGATCTGCCGCAGCACGAACCGCGCCGCAGCCGCTTCCTGTTGCGCGTCGACGACGACGCGCAACAGCCCGCACCCTTGCGTGGTCGTTTATTGCGATTGGCCTGGTACGACGACGAGTTGGAACCGCGCCGCGTGCTGCGAGCCGGCCAGCGTTGGCGTTTCCAGGCGCGGGTGAGGGCGCCGCGCGGCCTGCGCAACCCGGGCGGTCCGGATGCCGAGAAATACGCCTTGATGCAGCGTTTGGCCGCGACCGGCTATCTGCGCGAGCCGGAGCGTGCGCGTCTGTTGGCCAGGGCAAGCGGGCTCGATGCCTGGCGCGAATCGATCTCCGATCGCATCGCCGCGACGGTGCATTCGCCGTCCTCGCGCTTCGTGAGTGCGCTCGCGCTCGGCGATACCCGCGGCCTGGACGAGCGCGACTGGAGCGTGCTGCGCGCCGACGGTCTGACTCATCTGATCGCGATCTCTGGGTTTCATGTCGGGCTGGTGGCTGGGTTCTTCGCCCTGTTCGTGCGCGGGCTGTGGCGGTTGTGGCCGGGGTTGGGGCGACGGGTGCCGGCCGTGGTGGCGGCTTCGGTCGCGGCGATGCTTGGCGGACTGTTGTACGCGGCTTCGGTTGGTTTCGCCCTGCCGACCGTGCGCACCTGGCTGATGATCGCCCTGGTCGCGGCGCTGCGCATGTCGCGCCGGCCTTTTCATGCTTTCGACGCTTTGGCGATGGCGGCGATCTTGATGGCCTTGGTCGATCCCTTGGCCCTGCTTGGCGCCGGGTTCTGGCTGAGCTTTCTCGGCGTCGCCTGGTTGCTGTGGTGCCTGCCGGATTCGATGGCGGCGACCGGCTGGCGCGATCGGCTGCGCGGTTTCCTCGGTGCGCAGGGCGTGGCGAGCCTGGGTTTGCTGCCGGTATGCGTGCTGTTGTTCGGTCAGGCGTCCCTGGCCGGGCCGTTCGCCAACCTGGTCGCGGTGCCCTGGTGGAGCCTGGTGGTGGTGCCCTTGGCCTTGCTCGGCACCGGGTTGGAGGCGATCCACGCCGGCGCCGGCGAGTTCGCCTGGCGCGCGGCAGCGGCCTGTTTCGACGCGAGTTGGCCCTGGTTCGAGTCGCTGGCCGACAGCGGCCTGGCCTTGTGGTGGCTGCCGGAACCGGCCTGGTTCGCCTTGCCGTTGGCGATGCTGGGCGCGTTCTGGCTGCTGCTGCCGCGCGGCGTGCCGGGCAAGGCGCTCGCTCTGCTGCTGTGGCTGCCTCTGCTGTGGCCGGACCGGCATCTGCCCGAGCCAGGCGAGGCCGAACTGGCCGTGGTCGACGTGGGGCAGGGCTTGTCGGTGTTGGTGCGAACGGCCAACCACAGCCTGTTGTTCGACGCCGGGCCCTCGGTGCGCGACGGCTTCGATGCCGGCGAGCGCGCGGTGGTGCCGGCCCTGCATGCGCTCGGCGTGCGCCGCCTCGACCGTGTCGTCGCCAGCCACGGCGACAACGACCACGCCGGCGGTGTGGCCAGCGTGCTGCGCGCGTTTCCGTCGCCGGTCGTGTTCGCGCCGCCCGAGGTCGATGGCGAGGCGCTCGAGGGCATCCGCACCCGTCCCTGCGAGGCCGGGCGCAGTTGGGAATGGGACGGCGTGCGCCTGCGTTTCCTGCATCCGCCCAGGCATTTTCCCTACCTGGGCAACGAATCGAGCTGCGTGCTGCGGGTCGAAAGCCGGCACGGCGCGGCGCTGCTGACCGGCGACATCGGCGAGGTGGTCGAGCGCGATCTGGTCCGCCGCGCCGGGCTGTCGGCGCAGGAGCGCCTGCGCGCCGAGGTGGTGCTGGTCGCCCACCACGGCAGCGGCGGCTCCTCCGATCCGGATTTCATCGCCGCGACCGGCGCGCGCCACGCCCTGGTCTCCAGCGGCCACGGCAACCGCTTCGGCCACCCGCGCGCGGACGTGCTGGAACGCTGGCGGCGAGCGGGGGCGGGCACCCGCGATACCGCCGCCGACGGCGCCCTACGGGTGGGCTTGCGCGCCGGCGGCATCGCCATGGAAACGCGACGCCAGACACACCCGCGTCTGTGGGATGCGACCCGGCGTGCGGGCGCTGGGCTATCCTATCGGCCAGATTGA
- the lolD gene encoding lipoprotein-releasing ABC transporter ATP-binding protein LolD → MNNPQNADVSQAVADDIVLRCDGLAMTYSEGKLHTPVFQGLELAVRKGETVAILGASGAGKSTLLHLLGGLDTPTAGEVYVAGERMSSLSDRARGLLRNQALGFVYQFHHLLPEFTALENVMLPVLLDGRSRSATTRQATERAKALLESVGLGHRLDHKPGELSGGERQRAAVARALVNRPACVLGDEPTGNLDEKTAAVVFELMLALNRDQGTSLVLVTHDRRLARRLDRVLELHEGKLRQLDAAEV, encoded by the coding sequence ATGAATAACCCTCAGAACGCCGACGTCAGCCAGGCCGTCGCCGACGACATCGTGCTGCGTTGCGACGGCCTGGCGATGACCTATTCGGAAGGCAAGTTGCACACGCCGGTGTTCCAGGGGCTGGAGCTGGCGGTGCGCAAGGGCGAGACGGTCGCCATTCTCGGCGCGTCCGGCGCCGGCAAGAGCACCTTGCTGCATCTGCTCGGCGGCCTCGACACCCCGACCGCGGGCGAGGTCTATGTCGCCGGCGAGCGCATGAGCTCTTTGTCCGACCGCGCGCGCGGCCTGCTACGCAATCAGGCGCTGGGCTTCGTCTATCAGTTTCACCATCTGTTGCCCGAGTTCACCGCGCTCGAGAACGTGATGCTGCCGGTGCTGCTCGACGGCCGCAGCCGTTCGGCCACCACCCGGCAGGCGACGGAGCGGGCCAAGGCCTTGCTCGAATCGGTCGGCCTCGGCCATCGCCTCGATCACAAACCCGGTGAACTTTCGGGCGGCGAGCGCCAACGCGCCGCGGTCGCGCGCGCGCTGGTCAATCGGCCGGCCTGCGTGCTCGGGGACGAGCCGACCGGCAACCTCGACGAAAAAACCGCCGCGGTGGTGTTCGAGCTGATGCTCGCGCTCAATCGCGACCAGGGCACCAGTCTGGTGTTGGTGACCCACGACCGCCGCCTCGCGCGGCGCCTGGACCGCGTGCTGGAATTGCACGAAGGCAAACTGCGGCAACTGGACGCCGCCGAGGTGTAG
- a CDS encoding lipoprotein-releasing ABC transporter permease subunit encodes MFKPISVAIGLRYLRAKRRNGFISFISLASIAGIALGVTALITTLAVMSGFQREIRDRMLQMAAHATVSAYGEPLTEWRLAIDKAAADPRVAGAAPYIEKEALLSSTRQQPAIIRGVDPAEESKVSVLADKMVEGKLSSLTPGSFNIVLGKELALWTGAQVGDSVVVMTADGRSTPMGAMPQLKRFTVSGIFEAGYNEYDKGLAVVNMRDIQRVLRMGDGVTGVRLRLHDMDKAWDVARDLAVNLGGPYRVTDWSNDNANMFRALKMEKTVMAILLSLIIAMGAFNLVSSQVMLVTDKQADIAIQRTLGLTPMSVMRIFMVQGTLIGIIGTVLGVVGGIVLTLNLEHILKAIETVLGVQLLPEDVYYITGLPTDLQTSDVTIIACVALAMAFLATIYPAWRAARTAPAEALRYE; translated from the coding sequence ATGTTCAAACCCATTTCAGTAGCCATCGGCCTGCGCTATCTGCGCGCCAAACGCCGTAACGGCTTCATCTCCTTCATCTCCCTGGCCTCGATCGCGGGCATCGCCCTCGGCGTGACCGCGCTGATCACCACCCTGGCGGTGATGAGCGGGTTCCAGCGCGAGATCCGCGACCGCATGCTGCAGATGGCCGCCCACGCCACCGTCAGCGCCTACGGCGAACCCCTGACCGAATGGCGGCTGGCGATCGACAAGGCCGCCGCCGACCCCCGCGTCGCCGGCGCCGCGCCCTACATCGAGAAAGAAGCGCTGCTGTCGTCCACGCGGCAACAGCCGGCGATCATCCGCGGCGTCGATCCGGCCGAGGAGAGCAAGGTCTCGGTGCTCGCCGACAAGATGGTCGAGGGCAAGCTGAGCTCGCTCACCCCGGGCAGTTTCAACATCGTCCTCGGTAAGGAACTCGCCCTGTGGACGGGCGCCCAGGTCGGCGACAGCGTGGTGGTGATGACCGCCGACGGCCGCAGTACGCCGATGGGGGCGATGCCGCAGCTCAAGCGCTTCACCGTCAGCGGCATCTTCGAGGCCGGCTACAACGAGTACGACAAGGGCCTGGCGGTGGTCAACATGCGCGACATCCAGCGCGTGCTGCGCATGGGCGACGGCGTCACCGGCGTGCGCCTGAGGCTGCACGACATGGACAAGGCCTGGGACGTCGCCCGCGATCTCGCGGTGAACCTCGGCGGCCCTTACCGCGTCACCGACTGGAGCAACGACAACGCCAACATGTTCCGCGCCCTGAAGATGGAGAAGACGGTGATGGCGATCCTGCTGTCGCTGATCATCGCCATGGGCGCGTTCAACCTGGTGTCCTCGCAGGTCATGCTGGTGACCGACAAGCAGGCCGACATCGCGATCCAGCGCACCCTCGGGCTCACCCCGATGAGCGTGATGCGGATCTTCATGGTGCAGGGCACCTTGATCGGCATCATCGGCACGGTGCTCGGCGTGGTCGGCGGCATCGTCCTGACCCTCAACCTCGAACACATCCTCAAGGCCATCGAGACCGTGCTCGGCGTGCAGCTGTTGCCGGAAGACGTCTACTACATCACCGGCCTGCCGACCGACCTGCAGACCAGCGACGTGACCATCATCGCCTGCGTCGCGTTGGCGATGGCCTTCCTGGCTACGATCTATCCCGCCTGGCGCGCCGCGCGCACGGCGCCGGCGGAGGCGCTGCGTTATGAATAA
- a CDS encoding succinate dehydrogenase assembly factor 2 has product MSEAQTSREERDEIELRRLRWRCRRGMRELDQLFGRYLDRVWKQASDAERGVFLRLLETEDDKLWHWFMGHETASDVELDRLVQSIRALPP; this is encoded by the coding sequence ATGAGCGAAGCCCAGACCAGCCGCGAGGAGCGCGACGAGATCGAATTGCGCCGCCTGCGCTGGCGTTGCCGGCGCGGCATGCGCGAGCTCGATCAGTTGTTCGGGCGTTATCTCGACCGCGTCTGGAAGCAGGCTTCCGACGCCGAGCGCGGGGTTTTCCTACGGTTGCTGGAAACCGAGGACGATAAGCTCTGGCACTGGTTCATGGGCCACGAAACCGCCAGCGATGTCGAACTCGACCGTCTCGTCCAATCGATCCGCGCCTTGCCGCCTTGA
- a CDS encoding MAPEG family protein: protein MQSKAIFLPAVAMVALTCAVWLRMYVVRIGQMRRERIHPQAVATSAQAVARLTDSAAADNFRNLFELPVLFYLAVVVAGSAGLADGATLVLAWLFVALRIAHSAIHCSYNRVMHRFFVYAAGALALWALWIHLAIGLLSS from the coding sequence ATGCAGTCGAAGGCGATATTCCTGCCGGCCGTGGCGATGGTCGCGCTGACCTGCGCGGTGTGGCTGCGCATGTACGTGGTGCGGATCGGGCAGATGCGCCGCGAGCGCATCCACCCGCAAGCGGTCGCGACTTCGGCGCAGGCGGTCGCCCGGCTCACCGACAGCGCGGCGGCCGACAACTTCCGCAATCTGTTCGAACTGCCGGTACTGTTCTACCTGGCGGTGGTCGTGGCTGGATCGGCCGGACTGGCCGACGGCGCGACGCTCGTCCTGGCCTGGTTGTTCGTCGCACTGCGCATCGCCCACAGCGCGATCCATTGCAGTTACAACCGGGTCATGCACCGTTTTTTCGTCTACGCCGCCGGCGCGCTCGCGCTGTGGGCGTTGTGGATCCATCTCGCAATCGGACTGCTGAGCTCATGA
- a CDS encoding succinate dehydrogenase iron-sulfur subunit — translation MAEFALPKNSQIQKGRHWPTQGAKQPRTFKVYRWNPDDGLNPRVDTYEVDLATCGPMVLDALIKIKNEIDPTLTFRRSCREGICGSCAMNIDGTNTLACTRAITDCDKPEVPIYPLPHMSVVKDLVPDLTHFYAQYASIRPWLRTQSATPSDRERLQSPEDRKKLDGLYECILCACCSTSCPSYWWNGDRYLGPAILLQAYRWIIDSRDEDTGARLDDLEDPFKLYRCHTIMNCARTCPKGLNPAQAIGEIKKLMLARRV, via the coding sequence ATGGCCGAATTCGCTCTACCCAAGAACTCCCAGATCCAGAAGGGCCGTCACTGGCCGACGCAGGGCGCCAAGCAGCCGCGTACCTTCAAGGTCTACCGCTGGAACCCCGACGACGGCCTCAACCCGCGCGTGGACACTTATGAAGTGGACCTCGCGACCTGCGGCCCGATGGTTCTCGACGCGCTGATCAAGATCAAGAACGAGATCGACCCGACCCTGACCTTCCGCCGCTCCTGTCGCGAAGGCATCTGCGGTTCGTGCGCGATGAACATCGACGGCACCAACACCCTGGCCTGCACCCGCGCGATCACCGATTGCGACAAGCCCGAGGTGCCGATCTATCCGTTGCCGCATATGTCGGTGGTCAAGGACCTGGTGCCGGACCTGACCCACTTCTACGCCCAGTACGCCTCGATCCGCCCGTGGCTGCGCACTCAGAGCGCGACCCCGTCGGACCGCGAGCGCCTGCAGTCGCCGGAAGACCGCAAGAAGCTCGACGGCCTGTACGAGTGCATCCTGTGCGCGTGCTGTTCGACCAGCTGCCCGAGCTACTGGTGGAACGGCGACCGTTACCTCGGCCCGGCGATCCTGCTGCAGGCCTATCGCTGGATCATCGATTCGCGCGACGAGGACACCGGTGCGCGCCTGGACGATCTCGAAGACCCGTTCAAGCTTTATCGCTGCCACACCATCATGAACTGCGCCCGCACCTGCCCGAAGGGGCTGAACCCGGCGCAGGCGATCGGCGAGATCAAGAAGCTGATGCTGGCGCGTCGCGTCTAA
- the sdhA gene encoding succinate dehydrogenase flavoprotein subunit, which yields MVVVGAGGAGLRATFGLAQKGLKTACITKVFPTRSHTVAAQGGISAALGNMGEDDWRYHFFDTVKGSDWLGDQDAIEYMCKEAIPAIIELEHQGVPFSRTDEGKIYQRPFGGMTTKYGEGPPAQRTCAAADRTGHAILHTLYQQSLAHDAQFFIEYFALDLIMDETGACRGVLALDMAEGTLHLFRAQGTVLATGGYGRAYFSATSAHTCTGDGGGMALRAGLGLQDMEFVQFHPTGIYGAGCLITEGVRGEGGILRNANGERFMERYAPSVKDLAPRDMVSRSMTIEIREGRGVGEHKDHILLDLTHLGPEVIHEKLPGIAESARIFANVDVEKEPIPVIPTVHYNMGGIPTNYHGEVVQLKNGDPDAVVPGLYAIGEAACVSVHGANRLGSNSLLDLVVFGRAVANRCAETVTPGGAHARLAGDACDEALARLDKLRNATGSTPTAVIRDKMQRTMQADAAVFRTGETLSEGVRKMREIHASFADVKVSDRSLIWNSDLIETYELSNLLGQALATIVSAENRTESRGAHAREDFATRNDEEWQKHTLCWVDEKGTTSIDYRPVHNYTLTDDVAYVPPKERKY from the coding sequence ATGGTCGTGGTCGGCGCCGGCGGCGCCGGTCTGCGCGCCACCTTCGGTCTCGCCCAGAAGGGCTTGAAGACCGCCTGCATCACCAAGGTGTTCCCGACCCGTTCGCACACCGTCGCCGCCCAGGGCGGCATCTCGGCCGCGCTCGGCAACATGGGCGAGGACGACTGGCGCTATCACTTCTTCGACACCGTCAAGGGTTCGGACTGGCTGGGCGACCAGGACGCGATCGAGTACATGTGCAAGGAGGCCATTCCGGCCATCATCGAGCTCGAGCACCAGGGCGTGCCGTTCTCGCGCACCGACGAGGGCAAGATCTACCAGCGCCCGTTCGGCGGCATGACCACCAAGTACGGCGAAGGCCCGCCGGCGCAGCGCACCTGCGCCGCCGCCGACCGCACCGGACACGCCATCCTGCACACCCTGTACCAGCAGTCGCTGGCGCACGACGCGCAGTTCTTCATCGAGTACTTCGCTCTCGACCTGATCATGGACGAGACCGGCGCCTGCCGCGGCGTGCTCGCGCTCGACATGGCCGAAGGTACGCTGCACCTGTTCCGCGCCCAGGGCACGGTGTTGGCCACCGGCGGCTACGGCCGCGCCTATTTCTCGGCGACCTCGGCGCATACCTGCACCGGCGACGGCGGCGGCATGGCGCTGCGCGCCGGCCTCGGCCTGCAGGACATGGAATTCGTCCAGTTTCACCCGACCGGCATCTACGGCGCCGGCTGCCTGATCACCGAAGGCGTGCGAGGCGAGGGCGGGATCTTGCGCAACGCCAACGGCGAGCGCTTCATGGAGCGCTATGCGCCGAGCGTGAAAGACCTTGCGCCGCGCGACATGGTCAGCCGTTCGATGACCATCGAGATCCGCGAAGGCCGCGGCGTCGGCGAGCACAAGGACCACATCCTGCTCGACCTGACCCACCTCGGCCCCGAGGTCATCCACGAGAAGCTTCCCGGCATCGCCGAATCGGCGCGCATCTTCGCCAACGTCGACGTCGAGAAGGAGCCGATCCCGGTCATCCCGACCGTGCACTACAACATGGGCGGCATCCCGACCAACTACCACGGCGAAGTCGTGCAGTTGAAGAACGGCGACCCCGATGCGGTCGTGCCGGGCCTGTACGCGATCGGCGAAGCGGCCTGCGTGTCGGTGCACGGCGCCAACCGCCTGGGCTCGAACTCGCTGCTCGATCTGGTGGTGTTCGGCCGCGCGGTGGCCAACCGCTGCGCCGAGACGGTCACGCCCGGCGGCGCCCACGCCCGTCTGGCCGGCGATGCCTGCGACGAGGCGCTGGCGCGCCTGGACAAACTGCGCAACGCCACCGGCAGCACCCCGACGGCGGTCATCCGCGACAAGATGCAGCGCACCATGCAGGCCGACGCGGCGGTGTTCCGCACCGGCGAGACGCTCAGCGAGGGCGTGCGCAAGATGCGCGAGATCCACGCCTCGTTCGCCGACGTCAAGGTCAGCGACCGTTCGCTGATCTGGAACTCGGACCTGATCGAGACCTACGAGCTGTCGAACCTGCTCGGCCAGGCCTTGGCCACGATCGTCTCGGCCGAGAACCGCACCGAGTCGCGCGGCGCCCACGCCCGCGAGGACTTCGCCACGCGCAACGACGAAGAGTGGCAGAAGCACACGCTGTGCTGGGTCGACGAGAAGGGTACGACGAGCATCGACTACCGTCCGGTGCACAACTACACCTTGACCGACGACGTCGCCTACGTCCCGCCCAAGGAACGCAAGTACTGA
- the sdhD gene encoding succinate dehydrogenase, hydrophobic membrane anchor protein: MSANNKHLRNPLKTARGLGSAKDGTHHFVVQRVTAVALIVLTLYVLGLIVSWIGGDYASVRASVAHPCNAVLLSAFVVAMFWHAKLGLQVVIEDYVHTPGLAIASQLAVVFVCVLAALASVLAIIRIALGA; encoded by the coding sequence ATGAGCGCGAACAACAAGCATCTGCGTAACCCGCTCAAGACCGCGCGCGGCCTGGGCTCGGCGAAGGACGGCACCCACCACTTCGTGGTCCAGCGCGTCACCGCGGTCGCCCTGATCGTCCTGACCCTGTACGTGCTCGGCCTGATCGTGTCGTGGATCGGCGGCGATTACGCCTCGGTGCGCGCCTCGGTCGCCCATCCCTGCAACGCCGTGCTGCTGAGCGCGTTCGTGGTGGCGATGTTCTGGCACGCCAAGCTCGGCCTGCAGGTCGTCATCGAAGACTACGTCCACACCCCGGGGCTGGCGATCGCCTCGCAGCTCGCGGTGGTTTTCGTTTGCGTACTCGCGGCTCTCGCCAGCGTGCTCGCCATCATCCGCATCGCGTTGGGAGCCTGA
- the sdhC gene encoding succinate dehydrogenase, cytochrome b556 subunit, with protein MANRERPLSPHLQVYRWQIQMVTSILHRATGVILSVGALLIAWALLSLAAGPEAWAQFTACARSPLGFLILFGWTWAFAYHLINGIRHLVQDAGYAYKVETFVRNGWISVIGSLVLTALIWIVAMMSRGGA; from the coding sequence ATGGCGAACCGCGAACGACCCCTGTCACCGCATCTGCAGGTTTACCGCTGGCAGATACAGATGGTGACCTCGATCCTGCACCGGGCGACCGGTGTCATCCTTTCCGTCGGCGCTTTGCTGATCGCCTGGGCGTTGCTATCGCTCGCGGCCGGTCCCGAAGCCTGGGCGCAGTTCACCGCCTGCGCCCGCTCGCCGCTCGGCTTCCTGATCCTGTTCGGCTGGACCTGGGCCTTCGCCTACCACCTGATCAACGGCATCCGCCACCTGGTCCAGGACGCGGGCTACGCCTACAAGGTCGAAACCTTCGTGCGCAACGGCTGGATCAGCGTCATCGGCAGCCTGGTGCTGACCGCCCTGATCTGGATCGTCGCCATGATGTCGCGAGGTGGCGCATGA
- a CDS encoding DUF1674 domain-containing protein has translation MIGETTPEAPSDLASETPATPVPDTGGDSSSAKDARKEHGGREGPEPTRYGDWEKNGRCIDF, from the coding sequence ATGATAGGCGAAACCACCCCGGAAGCACCTTCGGACCTTGCGTCCGAGACCCCGGCGACTCCCGTACCGGATACGGGAGGCGATTCGTCTTCCGCCAAGGACGCTCGCAAAGAGCACGGTGGTCGCGAGGGTCCCGAACCGACCCGTTACGGCGACTGGGAAAAGAACGGCCGCTGCATCGATTTCTGA